The Pseudomonas graminis region GCCCGAGGTCATGCCGAAGGTGGCGTTGCCCGAAGTACCGTTGGTGGTGGAAGCGAGGAAGTGAGCGGGAGTGCCGCGTTGACCTTCAAACAGCATGTTGCCCCAACCGCAGTCCGGACCGCCAGGCGCTTGAGCCATGGCGTTGATGGACACAGCGGCGAAGAGAGTACCAAGAAGAATCCGTTTCATAGCTTTAGTCTCTGTTGTTTCAACCAAGGGTCGGATTCCTGGCCGGTAGGGCGCCAGGGCGAACCGGTTATTTAAATTGTTACCGGTCGCGCAAGTTGGAGTTTAGGCACGATATGAACGTTCCGTGAGTAATTGCAGATTGTTGCGTGTAATCCGCCTCCGCCGGGTGTGTAGGCCGGTTCCTCATACGGAAAAGCGATCAGGTGGTTCATGCCTTGCCAGTGCGGTGCGGCGAGCGCCAGAATGCTCCCATCTGCCCCGCCTGATGTAAGGATGTCCGATGCCCGATTCTGTTGCTGCCAGCTTGCGACTCGCGCCCGAAGCGCTGACCCGTCCCTTTTCCGCTGAACAGTTCAGCTTCACGACAACCAACGATCTGGAACCCTTTCGCGGCGTGCTCGGCCAGGAACGAGCGGTCGAAGCCCTGCAGTTCGGCGTCGCCATGCCGCGCCCTGGCTACAACGTCTTCGTGATGGGCGAGCCCGGCACCGGGCGCTTTTCCTTCGTCAAGCGCTACCTCAAGGCCGAAGCCAAACGCATGCAAACGCCGTCGGACTGGGTGTACGTCAACAATTTCGACGACGCCCGTGAGCCGCGCGCCCTGGAACTGCCGCCCGGCAGCGCCAGCGCTTTCATCGCCGACATCAACGGACTGATCGACAACCTGCTGTCGACGTTTCCTGCGGTGTTCGAGCATCCGTCCTACCAGCAGAAGAAGAGCGCGATCGACCGCGCCTTCAATCAGCGCTACGACCGCGCCCTCGATGTCATTGAGCGTCTTGCGCTGGAAAAGGACATCGCGCTGTACCGCGACAACACCAACATCGCCTTCACCCCGATGCTCGAAGGAAAGGCGTTGGACGAGGCCGAGTTTTCGCAACTGCCGGAAGCCGAGCGCGAGCGTTTTCACACTGATATTTCGGCGCTGGAAGAGCGGTTGAATGAAGAACTTGCCTGCCTGCCGCAGTGGAAACGCGAGTCCAACAACCAGATGCGTGAGCTCAATGAGGAGACCATCATCCTCGCGCTCCAGCCGCTGCTGGCACCGTTGTCCGAGCAGTACGCCGAAAACGCCGCGGTGTGCGCCTACCTTCAGGCCGTGCAGGTCAACCTGCTTAAAACCGTGGTCGAACAACTGGTCGACGACAGCAAGACCGATGCTCAGGCGCGCAAGCTGCTTGAAGAGCAATACTGCCCAAGCCTGATGGTCGGTCATTCCGCCAGCGGTGGCGCGCCGGTGGTGTTCGAACCGCACCCGACCTATGACAACCTCTTCGGCCGCATCGAATACAGCACTGATCAGGGCGCGCTTTACACCACTTACCGTCAGCTGCGCCCCGGCGCGTTTCACCGCGCCAACGGCGGCTTCCTGGTGCTGGAAGCCGAGAAAATGCTCAGCGAGCCGTTCGTGTGGGACGCCCTCAAGCGCTCCCTGCAATCGCGCAAGCTGAAGATGGAAGCGCCGCTGGGTGAACTGGGTCGTCTGGCCACCGTGACCCTGACCCCGCAGACCATCCCGCTGCAGGTCAAAGTCATCATCATTGGCGCGCGGTCGCTGTACTACACGCTGCAGGACCTCGATCCGGACTTCCAGGAGATGTTCCGGGTGCTGGTGGACTTCGACGAAGACATTCCGATGGTCGACGAGAGTCTGGAGCAGTTCGCCCAGTTGCTCAAAACCCGGACCTCGGAGGAGGGCATGGCGCCCCTGACGGCCGATGCGGTCGCGCGGCTTGCCACGTACAGCGCGCGTCTCGCCGAGCATCAGGGGCGTTTGTCGGCGCGCATTGGCGATCTTTTCCAGCTGGTCAGCGAAGCCGACTTCATCCGCAGCGTCGCCGGTGACGAGCGCACTGATGCCGGGCACATCGAGCGCGCGCTGAAAGCAAAGGCCACGCGCACCGGTCGTGTGTCGGCCCGAATTCTCGATGACATGCTCGCTGGCATCATCCTGATCGACACCCACGGTGCGGCGGTCGGCAAATGCAACGGCCTGACGGTGCTGGAGGTAGGTGATTCCGCGTTCGGAGTACCAGCGCGGATCTCTGCGACGGTTTACCCGGGCGGCAGCGGCATTGTCGACATCGAGCGTGAGGTCAACCTGGGCCAGCCGATCCACTCCAAGGGCGTGATGATTCTCACCGGTTATCTGGGCAGCCGTTACGCCCAAGAATTCCCGCTGGCCATTTCCGCGAGCATCGCGTTGGAACAGTCCTACGGCTACGTCGATGGCGACAGCGCTTCCCTCGGCGAGGTCTGCACGCTGATTTCCGCACTGTCGAAAACCCCGCTCAAACAGTGCTTCGCCATCACCGGCTCGATCAATCAGTTCGGCGAAGTTCAGGCGGTGGGCGGCGTCAACGAGAAGATCGAAGGCTTCTTCCGACTCTGTGAAGCCCGCGGTCTTACCGGCGATCAAGGCGCAATCATCCCTCACGCCAACGTCGCCACGCTGATGCTCGACGAGCGCGTGCTGCAAGCCGTGCGTGCCGGGCAGTTCCACGTGTACGCCGTGCGTCAGGTGGATGAGGCGCTGAGCCTGCTGGTGGGTATGCCGGTGGGAGAA contains the following coding sequences:
- a CDS encoding Lon protease family protein, translated to MPDSVAASLRLAPEALTRPFSAEQFSFTTTNDLEPFRGVLGQERAVEALQFGVAMPRPGYNVFVMGEPGTGRFSFVKRYLKAEAKRMQTPSDWVYVNNFDDAREPRALELPPGSASAFIADINGLIDNLLSTFPAVFEHPSYQQKKSAIDRAFNQRYDRALDVIERLALEKDIALYRDNTNIAFTPMLEGKALDEAEFSQLPEAERERFHTDISALEERLNEELACLPQWKRESNNQMRELNEETIILALQPLLAPLSEQYAENAAVCAYLQAVQVNLLKTVVEQLVDDSKTDAQARKLLEEQYCPSLMVGHSASGGAPVVFEPHPTYDNLFGRIEYSTDQGALYTTYRQLRPGAFHRANGGFLVLEAEKMLSEPFVWDALKRSLQSRKLKMEAPLGELGRLATVTLTPQTIPLQVKVIIIGARSLYYTLQDLDPDFQEMFRVLVDFDEDIPMVDESLEQFAQLLKTRTSEEGMAPLTADAVARLATYSARLAEHQGRLSARIGDLFQLVSEADFIRSVAGDERTDAGHIERALKAKATRTGRVSARILDDMLAGIILIDTHGAAVGKCNGLTVLEVGDSAFGVPARISATVYPGGSGIVDIEREVNLGQPIHSKGVMILTGYLGSRYAQEFPLAISASIALEQSYGYVDGDSASLGEVCTLISALSKTPLKQCFAITGSINQFGEVQAVGGVNEKIEGFFRLCEARGLTGDQGAIIPHANVATLMLDERVLQAVRAGQFHVYAVRQVDEALSLLVGMPVGEADEDGQFPDDSVNGRVVDRLRDIAEMLSDDDLKELEKEAPQLQPELKS